CCATGTTGGAAGATTTGGGGATGGATGATGAAGGAGATGATGACCTGGTTCCTCTACCAAATATTAATGCAGCAATATTAAAAAAGGTCATTCAGTGGTGCACCCACCACAAGGATGACCCTCCTCCTCCTGAAGATGATGAGAACAAAGAAAAGCGAATAGATGATATCCCTGTTTGGGACCAGGAATTCCTGAAAGTTGACCAAGGAATACTTTTTGAGCTTATTCTGGCTGCAAACTACTTAGACATCAAAGGTTTGCTGGACGTTACATGCAAGACTGTTGCTAATATGATCAAGGAGAAGACTCCTGAGGAGATTCGCAAGACCTTCAACATTAAGAATGACTTTACTGAAGAAGAAGCAGCCCAGGTATGCAAAGAGAACCAGTGGTGTGAAGAGAAGTGAAACGTTGTGCCTGACACTGTAACATTGTAAGGATTGTTCCAAATACTAGTTGCACTGCTCTgtttataattgtttt
Above is a genomic segment from Lepus europaeus isolate LE1 chromosome 2, mLepTim1.pri, whole genome shotgun sequence containing:
- the LOC133747532 gene encoding S-phase kinase-associated protein 1-like codes for the protein MPSIKLQSSDGEIFEVDVEIAKQSVTIKTMLEDLGMDDEGDDDLVPLPNINAAILKKVIQWCTHHKDDPPPPEDDENKEKRIDDIPVWDQEFLKVDQGILFELILAANYLDIKGLLDVTCKTVANMIKEKTPEEIRKTFNIKNDFTEEEAAQVCKENQWCEEK